A genomic window from Phyllopteryx taeniolatus isolate TA_2022b chromosome 2, UOR_Ptae_1.2, whole genome shotgun sequence includes:
- the fto gene encoding alpha-ketoglutarate-dependent dioxygenase FTO isoform X8 — protein MKRSGDSEGEKRRKKRRLLQELGDQKIPFRGPSDQGFQQLWDSSYSGLVLRRACSLPAELHCRVQAALLTLRKKGCLLRDLVRVRDRDVFTSVSRALLGEPGHTYRYLDTRLFAIPWHNEDSEVKGQNCCDPGLRAACKALWELNTFFCLDVSQLKEGDRLTQCTKLVQDVEPKVSEETDVESKHSEDSRNSEGAESESRQSEEGDTESKHSEEWDVESKHSDEGCSASKRESEWETASKHSSEEGESTQGKETDSGLEHSEGKCPTLALKTAGVLPTRGRGELHVAHLKHSLSDYHIEDKGESGGCSEPSPLQGFTGSAQFNVTLLNYMDPAAMSQLKEEPYYGMGKMAVGWHHDENLISRSPVAVYSYSCHDNEGESSEGGGEKASWRIGLKVAWDIHTPGLTLPLQSGDCYYMRDNLNSTHQHCVLPGDTARFSSTHRVAECSTGTLTYIQSQCQEALSNLHTDPETGSHSLLTLRPATMQHCEEIHNEVEFEWLRQYWFQGQRYTRFCSWWSNPMEELEKDWKLMETMVLHSPLIGVDLSYWFPQECAIKAVTE, from the exons AAGAGAAGGTTACTACAGGAGCTGGGAGACCAAAAGATCCCCTTTCGAGGACCTTCTGATCAGGGTTTTCAGCAACTG TGGGACTCCAGTTACTCCGGCCTGGTTCTGAGGAGAGCCTGCTCGTTGCCTGCTGAGCTCCACTGCAGAGTCCAGGCCGCTCTGCTCACCCTGCGCAAGAAGGGCTGCCTCTTGAGGGATCTGGTCCGTGTCCGGGACCGGGACGTCTTTACCTCCGTGTCGCGGGCTCTGCTGGGTGAGCCGGGCCATACCTACCGCTACCTGGACACAAGGCTCTTTGCCATCCCCTGGCACAATGAGGACTCTGAGGTTAAAGGGCAAAACTGTTGCGACCCCGGTCTGAGAGCAGCCTGCAAAGCCTTGTGGGAGCTCAACACCTTCTTCTGCTTGGATGTATCTCAGCTGAAAGAAGGGGACAGGCTAACGCAATGTACGAAGTTGGTTCAGGACGTAGAACCCAAGGTGAGTGAGGAGACTGACGTAGAGTCCAAACACAGCGAGGACTCCAGGAACAGTGAAGGAGCGGAGTCGGAGTCCAGGCAGAGCGAGGAGGGGGACACGGAGTCCAAGCACAGCGAGGAGTGGGACGTGGAGTCTAAACACAGTGACGAAGGCTGTTCAGCATCAAAAAGGGAAAGCGAGTGGGAGACGGCGTCCAAACATAGCAGTGAAGAGGGAGAATCCACACAGGGCAAGGAGACCGATTCCGGGTTGGAACATAGTGAAGGAAAATGTCCCACCTTGGCACTTAAGACCGCCGGTGTATTGCCAACAAGAGGCCGAGGGGAGCTACATGTGGCTCATCTCAAACACAGCCTCTCAGATTACCACATTGAGGACAAGGGGGAATCAGGGGGTTGTTCTGAGCCCAGCCCGCTGCAGGGATTCACCGGATCAGCTCAGTTCAATGTCACCTTACTCAACTACATGGACCCTGCAGCCATGAGTCAGCTTAAAGAGGAGCCCTATTACGGCATGGGGAAAATGGCTGTAGGGTGGCACCACGACGAGAACCTGATCAGTCGCTCGCCAGTGGCTGTTTACAGCTACAGCTGCCATGACAACGAAG GCGAGAGCAGTGAAGGCGGCGGCGAGAAGGCGAGCTGGAGGATTGGGCTTAAGGTGGCCTGGGACATCCACACACCTGGCCTAACGCTGCCCCTCCAGTCTGGGGACTGCTATTATATGAGAG ATAACCTGAACAGCACCCACCAGCACTGCGTCCTCCCCGGAGACACTGCTCGCTTCAGCTCTACCCACAGGGTGGCAGAG TGTTCCACTGGGACTCTGACCTACATCCAGTCACAGTGCCAGGAGGCCCTGTCCAACCTGCACACGGACCCTGAGACCGGCTCCCACAGCCTGTTGACCCTGAGGCCCGCCACCATGCAACACTGCGAGGAGATCCACAACGAG GTGGAGTTTGAGTGGCTGCGACAGTACTGGTTTCAGGGCCAGCGCTACACGCGCTTCTGCAGCTGGTGGAGCAATCCCATGGAAGAGCTGGAGAAGGACTGGAAGCTCATGGAAACCATG GTTCTTCACTCCCCCTTGATCGGCGTTGACCTGTCTTACTGGTTCCCTCAGGAGTGTGCTATCAAGGCCGTCACAGAATAG
- the fto gene encoding alpha-ketoglutarate-dependent dioxygenase FTO isoform X7, producing the protein MKRSGDSEGEKRRKKRRLLQELGDQKIPFRGPSDQGFQQLWDSSYSGLVLRRACSLPAELHCRVQAALLTLRKKGCLLRDLVRVRDRDVFTSVSRALLGEPGHTYRYLDTRLFAIPWHNEDSEVKGQNCCDPGLRAACKALWELNTFFCLDVSQLKEGDRLTQCTKLVQDVEPKVSEETDVESKHSEDSRNSEGAESESRQSEEGDTESKHSEEWDVESKHSDEGCSASKRESEWETASKHSSEEGESTQGKETDSGLEHSEGKCPTLALKTAGVLPTRGRGELHVAHLKHSLSDYHIEDKGESGGCSEPSPLQGFTGSAQFNVTLLNYMDPAAMSQLKEEPYYGMGKMAVGWHHDENLISRSPVAVYSYSCHDNEGESSEGGGEKASWRIGLKVAWDIHTPGLTLPLQSGDCYYMRDNLNSTHQHCVLPGDTARFSSTHRVAECSTGTLTYIQSQCQEALSNLHTDPETGSHSLLTLRPATMQHCEEIHNEVEFEWLRQYWFQGQRYTRFCSWWSNPMEELEKDWKLMETMVPLQPGPDVAPRGGPGGPSLLGRGRPWHAAAL; encoded by the exons AAGAGAAGGTTACTACAGGAGCTGGGAGACCAAAAGATCCCCTTTCGAGGACCTTCTGATCAGGGTTTTCAGCAACTG TGGGACTCCAGTTACTCCGGCCTGGTTCTGAGGAGAGCCTGCTCGTTGCCTGCTGAGCTCCACTGCAGAGTCCAGGCCGCTCTGCTCACCCTGCGCAAGAAGGGCTGCCTCTTGAGGGATCTGGTCCGTGTCCGGGACCGGGACGTCTTTACCTCCGTGTCGCGGGCTCTGCTGGGTGAGCCGGGCCATACCTACCGCTACCTGGACACAAGGCTCTTTGCCATCCCCTGGCACAATGAGGACTCTGAGGTTAAAGGGCAAAACTGTTGCGACCCCGGTCTGAGAGCAGCCTGCAAAGCCTTGTGGGAGCTCAACACCTTCTTCTGCTTGGATGTATCTCAGCTGAAAGAAGGGGACAGGCTAACGCAATGTACGAAGTTGGTTCAGGACGTAGAACCCAAGGTGAGTGAGGAGACTGACGTAGAGTCCAAACACAGCGAGGACTCCAGGAACAGTGAAGGAGCGGAGTCGGAGTCCAGGCAGAGCGAGGAGGGGGACACGGAGTCCAAGCACAGCGAGGAGTGGGACGTGGAGTCTAAACACAGTGACGAAGGCTGTTCAGCATCAAAAAGGGAAAGCGAGTGGGAGACGGCGTCCAAACATAGCAGTGAAGAGGGAGAATCCACACAGGGCAAGGAGACCGATTCCGGGTTGGAACATAGTGAAGGAAAATGTCCCACCTTGGCACTTAAGACCGCCGGTGTATTGCCAACAAGAGGCCGAGGGGAGCTACATGTGGCTCATCTCAAACACAGCCTCTCAGATTACCACATTGAGGACAAGGGGGAATCAGGGGGTTGTTCTGAGCCCAGCCCGCTGCAGGGATTCACCGGATCAGCTCAGTTCAATGTCACCTTACTCAACTACATGGACCCTGCAGCCATGAGTCAGCTTAAAGAGGAGCCCTATTACGGCATGGGGAAAATGGCTGTAGGGTGGCACCACGACGAGAACCTGATCAGTCGCTCGCCAGTGGCTGTTTACAGCTACAGCTGCCATGACAACGAAG GCGAGAGCAGTGAAGGCGGCGGCGAGAAGGCGAGCTGGAGGATTGGGCTTAAGGTGGCCTGGGACATCCACACACCTGGCCTAACGCTGCCCCTCCAGTCTGGGGACTGCTATTATATGAGAG ATAACCTGAACAGCACCCACCAGCACTGCGTCCTCCCCGGAGACACTGCTCGCTTCAGCTCTACCCACAGGGTGGCAGAG TGTTCCACTGGGACTCTGACCTACATCCAGTCACAGTGCCAGGAGGCCCTGTCCAACCTGCACACGGACCCTGAGACCGGCTCCCACAGCCTGTTGACCCTGAGGCCCGCCACCATGCAACACTGCGAGGAGATCCACAACGAG GTGGAGTTTGAGTGGCTGCGACAGTACTGGTTTCAGGGCCAGCGCTACACGCGCTTCTGCAGCTGGTGGAGCAATCCCATGGAAGAGCTGGAGAAGGACTGGAAGCTCATGGAAACCATG
- the fto gene encoding alpha-ketoglutarate-dependent dioxygenase FTO isoform X10 has protein sequence MKRSGDSEGEKRRKKRRLLQELGDQKIPFRGPSDQGFQQLWDSSYSGLVLRRACSLPAELHCRVQAALLTLRKKGCLLRDLVRVRDRDVFTSVSRALLGEPGHTYRYLDTRLFAIPWHNEDSEVKGQNCCDPGLRAACKALWELNTFFCLDVSQLKEGDRLTQCTKLVQDVEPKVSEETDVESKHSEDSRNSEGAESESRQSEEGDTESKHSEEWDVESKHSDEGCSASKRESEWETASKHSSEEGESTQGKETDSGLEHSEGKCPTLALKTAGVLPTRGRGELHVAHLKHSLSDYHIEDKGESGGCSEPSPLQGFTGSAQFNVTLLNYMDPAAMSQLKEEPYYGMGKMAVGWHHDENLISRSPVAVYSYSCHDNEGESSEGGGEKASWRIGLKVAWDIHTPGLTLPLQSGDCYYMRDNLNSTHQHCVLPGDTARFSSTHRVAECSTGTLTYIQSQCQEALSNLHTDPETGSHSLLTLRPATMQHCEEIHNEVEFEWLRQYWFQGQRYTRFCSWWSNPMEELEKDWKLMETMCLGERRWALTSVTHLS, from the exons AAGAGAAGGTTACTACAGGAGCTGGGAGACCAAAAGATCCCCTTTCGAGGACCTTCTGATCAGGGTTTTCAGCAACTG TGGGACTCCAGTTACTCCGGCCTGGTTCTGAGGAGAGCCTGCTCGTTGCCTGCTGAGCTCCACTGCAGAGTCCAGGCCGCTCTGCTCACCCTGCGCAAGAAGGGCTGCCTCTTGAGGGATCTGGTCCGTGTCCGGGACCGGGACGTCTTTACCTCCGTGTCGCGGGCTCTGCTGGGTGAGCCGGGCCATACCTACCGCTACCTGGACACAAGGCTCTTTGCCATCCCCTGGCACAATGAGGACTCTGAGGTTAAAGGGCAAAACTGTTGCGACCCCGGTCTGAGAGCAGCCTGCAAAGCCTTGTGGGAGCTCAACACCTTCTTCTGCTTGGATGTATCTCAGCTGAAAGAAGGGGACAGGCTAACGCAATGTACGAAGTTGGTTCAGGACGTAGAACCCAAGGTGAGTGAGGAGACTGACGTAGAGTCCAAACACAGCGAGGACTCCAGGAACAGTGAAGGAGCGGAGTCGGAGTCCAGGCAGAGCGAGGAGGGGGACACGGAGTCCAAGCACAGCGAGGAGTGGGACGTGGAGTCTAAACACAGTGACGAAGGCTGTTCAGCATCAAAAAGGGAAAGCGAGTGGGAGACGGCGTCCAAACATAGCAGTGAAGAGGGAGAATCCACACAGGGCAAGGAGACCGATTCCGGGTTGGAACATAGTGAAGGAAAATGTCCCACCTTGGCACTTAAGACCGCCGGTGTATTGCCAACAAGAGGCCGAGGGGAGCTACATGTGGCTCATCTCAAACACAGCCTCTCAGATTACCACATTGAGGACAAGGGGGAATCAGGGGGTTGTTCTGAGCCCAGCCCGCTGCAGGGATTCACCGGATCAGCTCAGTTCAATGTCACCTTACTCAACTACATGGACCCTGCAGCCATGAGTCAGCTTAAAGAGGAGCCCTATTACGGCATGGGGAAAATGGCTGTAGGGTGGCACCACGACGAGAACCTGATCAGTCGCTCGCCAGTGGCTGTTTACAGCTACAGCTGCCATGACAACGAAG GCGAGAGCAGTGAAGGCGGCGGCGAGAAGGCGAGCTGGAGGATTGGGCTTAAGGTGGCCTGGGACATCCACACACCTGGCCTAACGCTGCCCCTCCAGTCTGGGGACTGCTATTATATGAGAG ATAACCTGAACAGCACCCACCAGCACTGCGTCCTCCCCGGAGACACTGCTCGCTTCAGCTCTACCCACAGGGTGGCAGAG TGTTCCACTGGGACTCTGACCTACATCCAGTCACAGTGCCAGGAGGCCCTGTCCAACCTGCACACGGACCCTGAGACCGGCTCCCACAGCCTGTTGACCCTGAGGCCCGCCACCATGCAACACTGCGAGGAGATCCACAACGAG GTGGAGTTTGAGTGGCTGCGACAGTACTGGTTTCAGGGCCAGCGCTACACGCGCTTCTGCAGCTGGTGGAGCAATCCCATGGAAGAGCTGGAGAAGGACTGGAAGCTCATGGAAACCATG
- the fto gene encoding alpha-ketoglutarate-dependent dioxygenase FTO isoform X9, with amino-acid sequence MKRSGDSEGEKRRKKRRLLQELGDQKIPFRGPSDQGFQQLWDSSYSGLVLRRACSLPAELHCRVQAALLTLRKKGCLLRDLVRVRDRDVFTSVSRALLGEPGHTYRYLDTRLFAIPWHNEDSEVKGQNCCDPGLRAACKALWELNTFFCLDVSQLKEGDRLTQCTKLVQDVEPKVSEETDVESKHSEDSRNSEGAESESRQSEEGDTESKHSEEWDVESKHSDEGCSASKRESEWETASKHSSEEGESTQGKETDSGLEHSEGKCPTLALKTAGVLPTRGRGELHVAHLKHSLSDYHIEDKGESGGCSEPSPLQGFTGSAQFNVTLLNYMDPAAMSQLKEEPYYGMGKMAVGWHHDENLISRSPVAVYSYSCHDNEGESSEGGGEKASWRIGLKVAWDIHTPGLTLPLQSGDCYYMRDNLNSTHQHCVLPGDTARFSSTHRVAECSTGTLTYIQSQCQEALSNLHTDPETGSHSLLTLRPATMQHCEEIHNEVEFEWLRQYWFQGQRYTRFCSWWSNPMEELEKDWKLMETMYFNHGHCKNHSTSNTSVRT; translated from the exons AAGAGAAGGTTACTACAGGAGCTGGGAGACCAAAAGATCCCCTTTCGAGGACCTTCTGATCAGGGTTTTCAGCAACTG TGGGACTCCAGTTACTCCGGCCTGGTTCTGAGGAGAGCCTGCTCGTTGCCTGCTGAGCTCCACTGCAGAGTCCAGGCCGCTCTGCTCACCCTGCGCAAGAAGGGCTGCCTCTTGAGGGATCTGGTCCGTGTCCGGGACCGGGACGTCTTTACCTCCGTGTCGCGGGCTCTGCTGGGTGAGCCGGGCCATACCTACCGCTACCTGGACACAAGGCTCTTTGCCATCCCCTGGCACAATGAGGACTCTGAGGTTAAAGGGCAAAACTGTTGCGACCCCGGTCTGAGAGCAGCCTGCAAAGCCTTGTGGGAGCTCAACACCTTCTTCTGCTTGGATGTATCTCAGCTGAAAGAAGGGGACAGGCTAACGCAATGTACGAAGTTGGTTCAGGACGTAGAACCCAAGGTGAGTGAGGAGACTGACGTAGAGTCCAAACACAGCGAGGACTCCAGGAACAGTGAAGGAGCGGAGTCGGAGTCCAGGCAGAGCGAGGAGGGGGACACGGAGTCCAAGCACAGCGAGGAGTGGGACGTGGAGTCTAAACACAGTGACGAAGGCTGTTCAGCATCAAAAAGGGAAAGCGAGTGGGAGACGGCGTCCAAACATAGCAGTGAAGAGGGAGAATCCACACAGGGCAAGGAGACCGATTCCGGGTTGGAACATAGTGAAGGAAAATGTCCCACCTTGGCACTTAAGACCGCCGGTGTATTGCCAACAAGAGGCCGAGGGGAGCTACATGTGGCTCATCTCAAACACAGCCTCTCAGATTACCACATTGAGGACAAGGGGGAATCAGGGGGTTGTTCTGAGCCCAGCCCGCTGCAGGGATTCACCGGATCAGCTCAGTTCAATGTCACCTTACTCAACTACATGGACCCTGCAGCCATGAGTCAGCTTAAAGAGGAGCCCTATTACGGCATGGGGAAAATGGCTGTAGGGTGGCACCACGACGAGAACCTGATCAGTCGCTCGCCAGTGGCTGTTTACAGCTACAGCTGCCATGACAACGAAG GCGAGAGCAGTGAAGGCGGCGGCGAGAAGGCGAGCTGGAGGATTGGGCTTAAGGTGGCCTGGGACATCCACACACCTGGCCTAACGCTGCCCCTCCAGTCTGGGGACTGCTATTATATGAGAG ATAACCTGAACAGCACCCACCAGCACTGCGTCCTCCCCGGAGACACTGCTCGCTTCAGCTCTACCCACAGGGTGGCAGAG TGTTCCACTGGGACTCTGACCTACATCCAGTCACAGTGCCAGGAGGCCCTGTCCAACCTGCACACGGACCCTGAGACCGGCTCCCACAGCCTGTTGACCCTGAGGCCCGCCACCATGCAACACTGCGAGGAGATCCACAACGAG GTGGAGTTTGAGTGGCTGCGACAGTACTGGTTTCAGGGCCAGCGCTACACGCGCTTCTGCAGCTGGTGGAGCAATCCCATGGAAGAGCTGGAGAAGGACTGGAAGCTCATGGAAACCATG
- the fto gene encoding alpha-ketoglutarate-dependent dioxygenase FTO isoform X11: MKRSGDSEGEKRRKKRRLLQELGDQKIPFRGPSDQGFQQLWDSSYSGLVLRRACSLPAELHCRVQAALLTLRKKGCLLRDLVRVRDRDVFTSVSRALLGEPGHTYRYLDTRLFAIPWHNEDSEVKGQNCCDPGLRAACKALWELNTFFCLDVSQLKEGDRLTQCTKLVQDVEPKVSEETDVESKHSEDSRNSEGAESESRQSEEGDTESKHSEEWDVESKHSDEGCSASKRESEWETASKHSSEEGESTQGKETDSGLEHSEGKCPTLALKTAGVLPTRGRGELHVAHLKHSLSDYHIEDKGESGGCSEPSPLQGFTGSAQFNVTLLNYMDPAAMSQLKEEPYYGMGKMAVGWHHDENLISRSPVAVYSYSCHDNEGESSEGGGEKASWRIGLKVAWDIHTPGLTLPLQSGDCYYMRDNLNSTHQHCVLPGDTARFSSTHRVAECSTGTLTYIQSQCQEALSNLHTDPETGSHSLLTLRPATMQHCEEIHNEVEFEWLRQYWFQGQRYTRFCSWWSNPMEELEKDWKLMETMSLAHRQ; the protein is encoded by the exons AAGAGAAGGTTACTACAGGAGCTGGGAGACCAAAAGATCCCCTTTCGAGGACCTTCTGATCAGGGTTTTCAGCAACTG TGGGACTCCAGTTACTCCGGCCTGGTTCTGAGGAGAGCCTGCTCGTTGCCTGCTGAGCTCCACTGCAGAGTCCAGGCCGCTCTGCTCACCCTGCGCAAGAAGGGCTGCCTCTTGAGGGATCTGGTCCGTGTCCGGGACCGGGACGTCTTTACCTCCGTGTCGCGGGCTCTGCTGGGTGAGCCGGGCCATACCTACCGCTACCTGGACACAAGGCTCTTTGCCATCCCCTGGCACAATGAGGACTCTGAGGTTAAAGGGCAAAACTGTTGCGACCCCGGTCTGAGAGCAGCCTGCAAAGCCTTGTGGGAGCTCAACACCTTCTTCTGCTTGGATGTATCTCAGCTGAAAGAAGGGGACAGGCTAACGCAATGTACGAAGTTGGTTCAGGACGTAGAACCCAAGGTGAGTGAGGAGACTGACGTAGAGTCCAAACACAGCGAGGACTCCAGGAACAGTGAAGGAGCGGAGTCGGAGTCCAGGCAGAGCGAGGAGGGGGACACGGAGTCCAAGCACAGCGAGGAGTGGGACGTGGAGTCTAAACACAGTGACGAAGGCTGTTCAGCATCAAAAAGGGAAAGCGAGTGGGAGACGGCGTCCAAACATAGCAGTGAAGAGGGAGAATCCACACAGGGCAAGGAGACCGATTCCGGGTTGGAACATAGTGAAGGAAAATGTCCCACCTTGGCACTTAAGACCGCCGGTGTATTGCCAACAAGAGGCCGAGGGGAGCTACATGTGGCTCATCTCAAACACAGCCTCTCAGATTACCACATTGAGGACAAGGGGGAATCAGGGGGTTGTTCTGAGCCCAGCCCGCTGCAGGGATTCACCGGATCAGCTCAGTTCAATGTCACCTTACTCAACTACATGGACCCTGCAGCCATGAGTCAGCTTAAAGAGGAGCCCTATTACGGCATGGGGAAAATGGCTGTAGGGTGGCACCACGACGAGAACCTGATCAGTCGCTCGCCAGTGGCTGTTTACAGCTACAGCTGCCATGACAACGAAG GCGAGAGCAGTGAAGGCGGCGGCGAGAAGGCGAGCTGGAGGATTGGGCTTAAGGTGGCCTGGGACATCCACACACCTGGCCTAACGCTGCCCCTCCAGTCTGGGGACTGCTATTATATGAGAG ATAACCTGAACAGCACCCACCAGCACTGCGTCCTCCCCGGAGACACTGCTCGCTTCAGCTCTACCCACAGGGTGGCAGAG TGTTCCACTGGGACTCTGACCTACATCCAGTCACAGTGCCAGGAGGCCCTGTCCAACCTGCACACGGACCCTGAGACCGGCTCCCACAGCCTGTTGACCCTGAGGCCCGCCACCATGCAACACTGCGAGGAGATCCACAACGAG GTGGAGTTTGAGTGGCTGCGACAGTACTGGTTTCAGGGCCAGCGCTACACGCGCTTCTGCAGCTGGTGGAGCAATCCCATGGAAGAGCTGGAGAAGGACTGGAAGCTCATGGAAACCATG TCTCTCGCCCACCGCCAGTGA